From uncultured Methanobrevibacter sp., one genomic window encodes:
- the psmA gene encoding archaeal proteasome endopeptidase complex subunit alpha produces the protein MQPLQNAGYDRAITVFSPDGRLFQVEYAREAVKRGTTSIGIKCSEGIVLAVDKRTTSSLVEATSIEKIFKIDEHIGAATSGLVADARALVERARVESQVNKITYSEPIRVDSLSKKLCDMLQMYTQNGGVRPFGSALIIGGVYDGVCRLFETDPSGALIEYKATAIGSGRSAAMDIFEEKYENDMSLDNAINLALQAINEATEHETTAKNVEIAVIKCDDEKYTKLSQDEVQAYIDEVISEDESEE, from the coding sequence ATGCAACCTTTACAAAATGCTGGATATGATAGGGCAATTACTGTATTTAGCCCAGATGGAAGACTTTTCCAAGTTGAATATGCAAGAGAAGCTGTTAAAAGAGGAACTACTTCAATAGGTATTAAATGTAGTGAAGGAATTGTTTTAGCAGTTGATAAGAGAACTACTTCTAGTTTAGTTGAAGCTACATCTATTGAGAAAATATTTAAAATAGATGAACATATTGGGGCTGCTACATCAGGTCTTGTTGCTGATGCTAGAGCTTTAGTTGAAAGAGCAAGAGTAGAATCCCAAGTTAATAAAATTACTTATAGTGAACCTATTAGAGTAGATAGTTTATCTAAAAAATTATGTGATATGTTACAAATGTATACTCAAAACGGTGGAGTAAGGCCATTTGGTTCTGCTTTGATTATTGGTGGAGTATATGATGGTGTTTGCAGATTATTTGAAACAGATCCTAGTGGGGCATTAATTGAATATAAAGCAACTGCTATTGGATCAGGTAGATCTGCAGCTATGGATATTTTTGAAGAAAAATATGAAAATGACATGTCTTTAGATAATGCTATTAATTTAGCTTTACAAGCAATTAATGAAGCAACTGAACATGAAACCACTGCAAAAAATGTTGAAATTGCTGTTATTAAATGTGATGATGAAAAATACACTAAACTTTCTCAAGATGAAGTTCAAGCTTATATTGATGAAGTAATTAGTGAAGATGAAAGTGAAGAATAA
- a CDS encoding ribosome assembly factor SBDS, translated as MVNVDEAIIAKYEYCGEHFEILVDADLAAEFRNPDGEDVAIEDLLAVEEIFKDSKKGDKASEEAMLKIFETTDPIEVSKVILEKGHVQLTAEQKRQMQKDKRRLVINKISREAINPQSGLPHPVQRIENAVNEAKVKFDPFISVDQQVQTALKAIKPLIPIRFEKVKVAVRLPGSSAGGAYSAIHHFGEILNEEWQQDGSWIGIIEMPGGLQDDFAAKMAEISSGEAETKTIK; from the coding sequence ATGGTAAATGTAGATGAGGCAATTATAGCTAAATATGAATATTGTGGAGAACATTTTGAAATATTGGTTGACGCAGATTTGGCCGCTGAATTTAGGAATCCTGATGGGGAGGATGTTGCCATTGAAGATCTTCTAGCTGTTGAAGAAATTTTTAAGGACTCTAAAAAAGGAGATAAGGCTTCTGAAGAAGCTATGCTTAAAATATTTGAAACTACAGATCCTATTGAAGTTTCTAAAGTTATACTTGAAAAAGGACATGTTCAATTAACTGCTGAACAAAAAAGACAAATGCAAAAGGATAAGAGAAGACTTGTTATTAATAAAATTTCTAGAGAAGCTATTAATCCTCAATCAGGTCTTCCTCATCCTGTTCAAAGGATTGAAAATGCTGTTAATGAAGCTAAAGTTAAATTTGATCCTTTTATTTCAGTTGATCAACAAGTACAAACAGCCTTAAAAGCTATTAAACCACTTATTCCAATTAGGTTTGAAAAAGTTAAAGTAGCTGTTCGCCTTCCAGGTTCTTCAGCAGGTGGAGCATACTCTGCAATCCATCATTTTGGTGAAATTCTTAATGAGGAATGGCAACAAGATGGGTCTTGGATTGGTATTATTGAGATGCCTGGAGGTCTTCAAGATGATTTCGCCGCTAAAATGGCCGAAATTTCAAGTGGTGAAGCAGAAACAAAAACTATTAAATAA